A single genomic interval of Vicia villosa cultivar HV-30 ecotype Madison, WI unplaced genomic scaffold, Vvil1.0 ctg.000605F_1_1, whole genome shotgun sequence harbors:
- the LOC131629759 gene encoding probable methyltransferase PMT26, with the protein MAIGKYSRVDGRRSASGYCSTVTIVVLVALCLVGVWVMTSSSVAPVLNGGGEGDVAQESKNEVKEQSEVKEPASENDNSNGRQFEDNPGDLPEDATKGDSNVNSEEKSEESSTEKSVEDTKTEDEGKKTEEEGANTENVEQNSEATESNKDGGESTKESDSDESEKKDETDDSNKSTDNNIEEKVEQSDNKESDDNSSEKNTDDNAKDQSSTEVYPSGGQSELLNENSTQTGSFSTQATESKNEKESQESSKTGYNWKVCNVTAGPDFIPCLDNWKAIRSLRSTKHYEHRERHCPEEPPTCLVSLPEGYKRSIEWPKSRDKIWYYNVPHTKLAEVKGHQNWVKVTGEYLTFPGGGTQFKHGALHYIDFIQETLADIAWGKRTRVILDVGCGVASFGGFLFDRDVLAMSLAPKDEHEAQVQFALERGIPAISAVMGTKRLPFPGRVFDAVHCARCRVPWHIEGGKLLLELNRVLRPGGYFIWSATPIYQKLPEDVEIWNEMKALTKSICWELVAISKDQVNGVGVAIYKKPLSNECYEKRLKNEPPLCPQSDDPNAAWYIKLQACIHKVPVSSSERGSQWPEKWPARLTNVPYWLSSSQVGVYGKPAPEDFAADDKHWKNVVSKSYLDGMGIKWSNVRNVMDMNSIYGGFAAALKDLKIWVMNVVSIESADTLPIIYERGLFGIYHDWCESFSTYPRSYDLLHADHLFSKVKKRCSLASLLAEVDRILRPEGKLIVRDTVEIINELESMVKSMQWEVRMTYSKDKEGLLCVQKSKWRPKETETLQYAIV; encoded by the exons ATGGCAATAGGAAAATATTCTAGAGTAGATGGTAGAAGATCAGCATCGGGTTACTGTTCAACAGTGACTATTGTTGTGCTTGTTGCTCTATGCTTGGTTGGGGTTTGGGTGATGACATCATCTTCTGTAGCTCCCGTGCTAAATGGAGGCGGAGAAGGAGATGTGGCTCAGGAGAGTAAAAATGAGGTGAAAGAACAGAGTGAGGTGAAAGAACCGGCGAGTGAGAATGATAATAGCAATGGTAGGCAGTTTGAAGATAATCCGGGTGATTTGCCTGAGGATGCCACCAAGGGGGACAGTAATGTTAACTCTGAAGAGAAGTCGGAGGAAAGTTCAACGGAGAAGTCTGTGGAAGATACGAAAACAGAAGATGAGGGGAAGAAGACAGAAGAGGAAGGTGCCAATACAGAAAATGTTGAACAAAACTCTGAAGCTACAGAAAGTAATAAAGATGGTGGAGAGTCCACTaaggaatctgattctgatgagaGTGAAAAGAAAGATGAAACAGATGATAGCAACAAGTCAACAGATAATAATATAGAGGAGAAGGTGGAACAAAGTGACAACAAAGAATCTGATGACAATTCTAGTGAAAAGAATACAGATGATAATGCAAAAGACCAAAGTTCAACTGAGGTGTACCCTTCAGGGGGTCAGTCTGAGCTTCTAAATGAAAATTCAACTCAAACTGGATCTTTTTCTACTCAGGCAACAGAGTCAAAGAATGAAAAGGAGTCTCAAGAATCCTCCAAGACTGGGTACAATTGGAAAGTTTGTAATGTTACCGCTGGCCCCGACTTTATCCCATGCCTTGACAACTGGAAAGCGATTAGGAGTCTTCGGAGCACTAAACACTATGAACATCGTGAAAGGCACTGTCCTGAAGAACCTCCCACCTGCCTTGTCTCTCTTCCCGAGGGATACAAGCGTTCTATTGAGTGGCCTAAAAGCAGAGATAAG ATATGGTATTACAATGTTCCACACACTAAGCTTGCTGAAGTTAAGGGGCATCAAAATTGGGTGAAAGTCACAGGCGAGTACCTTACTTTTCCTGGTGGCGGTACCCAATTCAAGCATGGGGCACTTCATTACATTGACTTCATACAAGAg ACTCTAGCTGACATTGCTTGGGGAAAACGCACACGCGTTATACTAGATGTTGGATGTGGTGTTGCCAGCTTTGGTGGCTTTCTCTTTGATAGAGATGTACTTGCAATGTCACTTGCACCAAAGGATGAACACGAAGCTCAGGTCCAGTTTGCTCTTGAGAGGGGAATTCCTGCTATATCTGCTGTAATGGGCACGAAGAGGCTTCCCTTCCCTGGGAGAGTGTTTGATGCAGTCCATTGTGCACGATGTAGAGTTCCATGGCACATAGAAG GTGGTAAACTTCTTTTGGAGCTGAACAGAGTATTGCGGCCTGGTGGTTATTTTATATGGTCTGCTACTCCTATTTATCAGAAGCTTCCTGAAGATGTTGAAATATGGAATG AAATGAAAGCACTAACAAAATCAATATGCTGGGAACTTGTGGCAATTAGCAAGGATCAAGTTAATGGAGTTGGTGTAGCCATATACAAGAAGCCACTATCCAATGAGTGTTACGAGAAACGGTTAAAGAATGAGCCTCCGTTGTGTCCACAGTCGGATGATCCCAATGCAGCATG GTATATTAAATTGCAAGCATGCATACACAAAGTGCCAGTTAGCTCAAGTGAACGAGGGTCACAATGGCCAGAAAAGTGGCCAGCCAGACTGACCAATGTACCATATTGGCTGTCAAGTTCCCAAGTTGGAGTTTATGGAAAGCCTGCCCCCGAAGATTTTGCCGCTGATGATAAACACTGGAAAAATGTAGTGTCCAAGTCTTATCTAGACGGGATGGGAATTAAGTGGTCAAATGTGCGGAATGTCATGGATATGAATTCTATCTATGGAGG ATTTGCTGCAGCTTTGAAAGATTTGAAAATTTGGGTCATGAATGTAGTTTCAATAGAATCCGCAGATACCCTTCCCATTATTTATGAACGTGGTCTTTTTGGTATATATCATGATTGGTGCGAATCATTTAGCACCTATCCTAGATCGTACGATCTCCTTCATGCAGATCATCTGTTTTCGAAGGTTAAGAAAAG ATGCTCTTTAGCTTCTCTATTAGCTGAGGTTGATCGGATTCTTAGACCTGAAGGAAAGCTTATTGTCCGCGACACTGTTGAGATAATTAACGAGCTTGAGAGCATGGTAAAGTCCATGCAGTGGGAGGTTCGCATGACGTACTCCAAAGATAAGGAGGGTTTGTTATGTGTTCAGAAGTCCAAGTGGCGGCCTAAGGAGACAGAGACACTCCAGTATGCTATTGTTTAA